A stretch of the Armatimonadota bacterium genome encodes the following:
- a CDS encoding HAD-IC family P-type ATPase has translation MDELARELRARGLQVQANPWTGSLLVRYDPHGASEGEIVAAIREGIGGGLPLDEEGARILSVPLAPYRVAVDQRTVQVDREGRRWQRVRLRVAGLHGNHRLAQDLEHLLSTLRSVTVRASVATGRMLVEHDPDVVDLDAILEALSGLPIPEEPLLRYRATVPTDRGPLLYAAGRTVAASAALVFLAVRRMLGRPLPLATSPVPALIADGVTIARGFPAFREGLRRAVGPAAADIVTSSASIFAHTAYGQQHGLVVSFAEGLRLLSALFPWRRAWQRYESMLLRTPVRRPGGEAAVRAPDRLSFDLDAVRGGALVIRPDGTVELCYAPIRLPAGTFVMDGELTGVWGPVTPPRRLLAAPPYPRVLSQYLRLITPLAFASAGLAGAVTRSLRIATQVLVLVNARTALIGAEAADLGAVARALRGGALITALRPGRRLVRPTVVLLDHPALLVDGLQLDRCHILDPSVSVAEATVWASEAAHGTLWRSLFPPADPVAAVRNVQTHYRLVRVTPGKHEDRDGARPADAEAPVVLALERVPSGDVVAVWTFRPRVSADLDPLRRACAQTGARLLVRIPHGTVPAWLRGADVETVVAPDAAQLVHHLRAQGEVVLYVTDHGQTGPACAAAHISVLVAPHRRPLDATADAVVQRLASVAALVEAGHRRDLAVRDSVALSLASNGLAAGLGLRGGPSPALALVSAGSAFLALVAGWMRLRGGEDPTGFGFVDPEPERWARLSPAEVLEHLQSRPEGLSEAEARRRRRALPLDRAEGSWGRALMDQLNSPLLAVLATGALLSFLVGAHLDFVILLGTLLFNVAVGSWQEHSVSRATAHLARLSAPPARVLRDGVERLLAPSELVPGDVILLGFGDRVPADARLLHSESLRVDEAALTGESVPVVKDSRADDERAIVLSGTDVLSGSARAVVVGVGEDTRLGATRQALGDVLPPGDRLAARLAQLTRLSLPVSVAAGALVTVAGIARGAPVVSQVALGASLTVAAVPEGLPLLARLSEAATARRLARRGVLPRRPAAVEALGRVSVLCVDKTGTLTRGQLRVQRLVTAAGTEDVSPLVSDPARRLLAAAALASPSLDRGDALAHSTDAAILEAARALDLPDAGSPARLEELPFDSVRPYHAVRLRDRVVLKGSPEFLLPRCAAMANPSGDPSPDRLETLQETALGLARDGLRVLLVAEGAVETPLEDPRDLVALGLIGIADGLRPQVRDAVRRCHEAGVRVIMITGDHPATAESVARAAGLPVGPGRLLHASELRELDARTLTERLAEVSII, from the coding sequence TTGGATGAGCTCGCGCGGGAGTTAAGGGCGCGAGGGCTGCAGGTCCAAGCCAACCCGTGGACGGGTAGCCTTCTCGTCCGTTACGATCCGCACGGGGCGAGCGAGGGCGAGATCGTGGCAGCGATCCGCGAGGGGATCGGCGGAGGTCTGCCGCTCGACGAGGAAGGCGCGCGGATCCTTTCCGTTCCGCTTGCCCCCTATCGCGTGGCCGTCGATCAACGCACGGTCCAGGTCGACCGCGAAGGTCGCCGGTGGCAGCGGGTCCGTCTCCGGGTAGCGGGCCTTCACGGGAACCATCGTCTGGCCCAAGACCTCGAACACCTGCTGTCGACGCTCCGGTCCGTCACCGTCCGGGCGAGTGTGGCGACCGGGCGGATGCTCGTCGAGCACGACCCCGACGTCGTGGACCTGGACGCGATCCTTGAGGCGTTGAGTGGCCTGCCGATCCCTGAAGAGCCTCTCCTCCGTTACCGAGCCACCGTTCCGACCGACCGCGGACCCCTCCTGTACGCGGCTGGCCGTACCGTGGCCGCGAGCGCAGCCCTCGTCTTTTTGGCAGTCCGCAGGATGTTGGGGCGTCCCCTCCCCCTAGCTACGAGCCCCGTCCCCGCGCTGATCGCCGACGGGGTGACCATCGCACGGGGGTTCCCGGCCTTTCGGGAAGGACTCCGACGGGCGGTCGGCCCGGCCGCGGCGGATATCGTGACCAGCTCTGCGAGCATCTTCGCCCACACCGCCTATGGCCAGCAGCACGGACTCGTGGTCAGCTTCGCCGAAGGACTCCGCCTCCTCTCTGCCCTGTTCCCATGGAGGCGGGCATGGCAGCGCTATGAGTCGATGCTTTTACGGACTCCGGTCCGCCGTCCGGGTGGGGAGGCAGCGGTGCGGGCTCCCGACCGGCTCTCCTTCGACCTGGACGCCGTCCGCGGGGGCGCGCTGGTGATCCGGCCGGACGGGACCGTGGAGTTGTGCTATGCGCCGATCCGGCTCCCTGCCGGCACGTTCGTGATGGACGGGGAACTCACGGGGGTCTGGGGGCCGGTGACCCCGCCGCGGCGGTTGCTCGCGGCGCCCCCCTACCCCCGGGTCCTCTCCCAGTACCTGCGGCTGATCACTCCGCTGGCGTTCGCCTCGGCCGGGCTGGCGGGGGCTGTTACCCGTTCGCTGCGCATAGCGACACAGGTGTTGGTCCTGGTCAACGCGCGGACCGCCCTGATCGGAGCCGAGGCCGCAGACCTCGGGGCGGTGGCCCGGGCTCTGCGAGGGGGAGCCCTCATCACAGCCCTGCGCCCGGGCCGTCGGCTGGTCCGGCCCACCGTCGTCCTCCTCGACCATCCTGCTCTGCTCGTGGACGGGCTCCAGCTAGACAGATGCCACATCCTCGACCCGTCGGTGAGCGTCGCCGAGGCGACGGTGTGGGCCAGCGAGGCGGCCCACGGCACGCTTTGGCGGAGCCTGTTTCCTCCCGCCGACCCAGTCGCTGCTGTGAGGAACGTGCAGACCCACTACCGGCTGGTTCGCGTGACTCCGGGCAAGCACGAGGACCGGGACGGGGCAAGACCCGCTGATGCGGAGGCCCCCGTGGTCCTCGCCCTGGAGCGGGTGCCCTCCGGTGATGTGGTCGCCGTCTGGACCTTCCGGCCGAGGGTTTCGGCGGATCTCGACCCCCTCCGCCGGGCCTGTGCGCAAACCGGTGCGCGGCTCCTCGTTCGGATCCCTCATGGGACCGTCCCCGCGTGGCTCCGCGGGGCCGACGTGGAGACGGTAGTGGCTCCCGATGCCGCGCAACTCGTCCACCACCTCCGGGCCCAGGGAGAGGTCGTCCTCTACGTGACGGACCATGGCCAGACGGGTCCGGCCTGCGCGGCGGCGCACATTTCGGTCCTCGTGGCGCCCCACCGGCGTCCCCTCGATGCCACCGCGGACGCGGTGGTCCAACGGCTCGCGTCGGTGGCCGCTCTAGTGGAAGCGGGGCATCGGCGCGACCTCGCGGTCCGCGATAGTGTGGCGCTCTCCCTGGCGTCGAACGGGCTCGCCGCGGGGCTCGGACTCCGAGGGGGACCCTCGCCGGCCCTCGCTCTGGTGTCCGCGGGAAGCGCGTTCCTCGCCCTGGTGGCCGGCTGGATGCGTCTGCGGGGAGGGGAGGACCCGACGGGCTTTGGGTTCGTCGATCCCGAACCGGAGCGCTGGGCCCGCCTCTCCCCGGCCGAGGTCTTGGAGCACCTGCAGAGTCGGCCTGAGGGGCTGAGTGAGGCGGAGGCCCGGCGGCGTCGCAGGGCACTGCCCCTCGACCGGGCGGAGGGTTCCTGGGGGCGGGCGCTCATGGATCAGCTGAACTCACCGCTTCTCGCTGTCCTGGCTACTGGCGCCCTGCTCTCCTTCCTGGTAGGTGCTCACCTCGACTTCGTCATCCTCCTCGGAACCCTTCTCTTCAATGTGGCCGTGGGCAGCTGGCAGGAGCACAGCGTCTCCCGGGCCACTGCGCACCTCGCCCGCCTGAGTGCACCGCCTGCCCGTGTGCTGCGCGACGGGGTCGAACGACTCCTCGCCCCCTCCGAGCTCGTCCCCGGGGACGTGATCCTGCTCGGCTTCGGGGACCGCGTCCCCGCGGACGCCAGGCTCCTCCACAGCGAGAGCCTGCGGGTGGATGAAGCGGCGCTGACGGGAGAGTCGGTGCCGGTGGTCAAGGACAGCCGAGCGGATGACGAGCGGGCCATCGTCCTATCCGGTACGGACGTCCTCAGTGGCAGCGCCAGGGCGGTCGTAGTCGGGGTCGGCGAGGATACCCGCCTGGGGGCCACCCGGCAAGCCTTGGGAGACGTACTGCCTCCTGGGGACCGCCTGGCTGCGCGTCTAGCGCAGCTCACGCGCCTCAGTCTGCCGGTGTCGGTCGCCGCGGGGGCGCTCGTCACGGTCGCGGGGATCGCCCGGGGTGCGCCCGTGGTCAGTCAGGTCGCCCTGGGTGCAAGTCTTACCGTGGCCGCGGTGCCCGAAGGCCTGCCTCTGCTCGCGCGCTTGAGTGAGGCCGCGACCGCCCGCCGCTTGGCCCGACGGGGAGTGCTCCCGAGGAGACCCGCAGCCGTGGAAGCCCTGGGGCGGGTCAGTGTGCTCTGTGTGGACAAGACAGGCACCCTGACACGCGGGCAGCTCCGGGTCCAGCGCCTCGTGACCGCGGCGGGGACCGAGGACGTTTCCCCGCTCGTCTCGGATCCCGCCCGCCGGCTGTTGGCCGCGGCGGCCCTCGCGAGTCCGTCCCTCGACCGCGGCGACGCCCTCGCTCACTCCACGGATGCGGCGATCCTCGAGGCCGCCCGCGCCCTTGACCTGCCGGATGCGGGCAGTCCGGCCCGACTCGAGGAGCTGCCCTTCGACTCCGTCCGCCCGTACCATGCGGTCAGGCTCCGCGACCGGGTGGTCCTCAAGGGCAGCCCTGAGTTCCTCTTGCCGCGCTGCGCCGCGATGGCCAATCCTTCCGGAGATCCGAGTCCGGACCGCTTGGAGACCTTACAGGAGACGGCGCTGGGACTTGCGCGTGACGGCCTCCGGGTGCTGCTCGTGGCAGAGGGAGCTGTCGAAACGCCGCTGGAAGACCCGAGGGACCTCGTCGCCCTGGGACTGATTGGCATTGCCGACGGGCTGCGGCCGCAGGTCCGGGACGCCGTGCGCCGCTGCCATGAGGCCGGCGTACGCGTGATCATGATCACGGGTGACCACCCCGCCACCGCGGAGTCGGTGGCCCGCGCGGCCGGGCTCCCGGTGGGCCCAGGCCGACTGCTCCACGCGAGTGAGTTGCGCGAGCTCGACGCGCGGACGCTCACCGAGCGGCTCGCGGAGGTCTCCATCATCG